A genomic stretch from Flavobacterium sp. KS-LB2 includes:
- a CDS encoding YceI family protein — protein sequence MKKITLLLFFIITMQAIAQDKMVTYEGITHFEASVPLFEEVKATNEKTTCILLTKTGQITCWMNIKDFKFERSLMKEHFNDNYMESKRFPRAVFKGEIEKFDLKNINSADKEYQITGKITIHGRTKKIRISSSLKKVGKRIELIASFPLNTDDFNIEIPFIVRSKIAKKVNTQIIYVLQ from the coding sequence ATGAAAAAAATTACGCTACTACTATTCTTCATTATTACAATGCAGGCTATTGCTCAAGATAAAATGGTGACTTATGAAGGAATCACACATTTTGAAGCATCAGTTCCGTTATTTGAAGAAGTAAAAGCAACTAATGAAAAGACTACTTGTATTTTACTAACTAAGACTGGCCAAATTACTTGCTGGATGAATATTAAAGATTTCAAATTTGAAAGAAGCTTGATGAAAGAACACTTCAATGACAACTATATGGAAAGCAAACGGTTTCCAAGAGCTGTTTTCAAAGGTGAAATTGAAAAATTTGATTTAAAAAATATCAATTCAGCCGATAAAGAATATCAAATAACTGGAAAAATCACGATTCATGGTAGAACTAAAAAAATCCGCATTAGTAGTTCCCTAAAAAAAGTAGGGAAGCGAATTGAACTTATCGCTAGTTTCCCTTTAAATACGGACGATTTTAATATTGAAATCCCATTTATTGTTCGTAGCAAAATAGCTAAAAAAGTAAACACTCAAATTATTTATGTCTT